In one Mangifera indica cultivar Alphonso unplaced genomic scaffold, CATAS_Mindica_2.1 Un_0067, whole genome shotgun sequence genomic region, the following are encoded:
- the LOC123207258 gene encoding LOW QUALITY PROTEIN: protein TSS-like (The sequence of the model RefSeq protein was modified relative to this genomic sequence to represent the inferred CDS: deleted 1 base in 1 codon), with the protein MAPRNSRGKAKGEKKKKEDKVLPVAMDITINLPDETRVILKGISTDRIIDVRRLLAVKAETCSITTFSLSHEARGPRLKDTVDVSALKPCILILTEGDYNEEQAVAHVRRVLDIVACTTFFGPSGATKDGAKSDVAKNAVDNKSAKKTIVKSSFNKQSPPLPSSKISKSLSSNDVSVDGDGEMSHYCPKLGSFYEFFSLSHLTPPLQFIRRATKRHLEDVSADDHLLSLDVKLCNGKLVHVEACRKGFYSVGKQRILCHNLVDLLRQLSRAFDNAYDDLMKAFLEHNKFGNLPYGFRANTWLIPPIAAQLPSVFPPLPVEDEAWGGNGGGLGRDGKSDLLPWAYQFSSLSSMACKTAEDRQIRDRKAFLLHSLFVDVAIFRAIKAVQHVMGRSILSCSASTEILYTEKIGDLNIMVMKDATNGSFKVDTKIDGTQATGMDRKNLVGRNLLKGITADENTTAHDVATLGIVNVRYCGYVAIVKVDERGNKKDVPPSQSFELEQPEGGANALNINSLRLLLHKTTPLEHNKLAPHLQNLECEELNASQAFVERLLEESIAKLEEEESEQDQFVRWELGACWIQHLQDQKNADKDKKPKNEKAKNEMKVEGLGTPLRSLKNNKKKLDGSNQKIQSENLQSCADGVTGEFEYSPRASIEDQLETSAKDNELALKGMLSDEALARLKEPETGLHRKSLLELVDLSNKYYVEVALPKLVADFGSLELSPVDGRTLTDFMHTRGLRMRSLGHVVKLSEKLSHVQSLCIHEMIVRALKHVLRVVVSAVGNTEKMAVSIAAALNLMLGVPENKKLDRSLNVHSLVWRWLEVFLLKRYGWDLHSLNDKNLRKFAILRGLCHKVGIELVSRDFDMDSPSPFRKTDIVGLVPVHKQAACSSADGRQLLESSKTALDKGKLEDAVTYGTKALAKLVAVCGPYHRMTAGAYSLLAVVLYHTGDFNQATIYQQKALDINERELGLDHPDTMKSYGDLAVFYYRLQHTELALKYVKRALYLLHLTCGPSHPNTAATYINVAMMEEGLGNVHVALRYLHKALKCNQRLLGPDHIQTAASYHAIAISLSLMEAYPLSVQHEQTTLKILRAKLGPDDLRTQDAAAWLEYFESKAFEQQEAARNGTRKPDATIASKGHLSVSDLLDYINPSHDAKGRDVSAIKRKIYITKVKGKSFQDINITSSDPSPKEYLKESSDDETHVPEPGGEVEVNQGISSELFQQQQQLVEEEPTKENVNVVKEILSETHDGGDDGWQSVQRPRSAGSYGRRIKQRRATIGKVYSYQKRSMDAVVDYPPVTNTHQHSRHFLLKKRTMSHGSSVDHAVNSSQGTKFGRRVVKAVTYRVKSTASSTKTDTKENSRNGSELLSSPLESRDTSIPNDLSSVKIISFGKSPSYKEVALAPPGSIAMLHVRAPPSDIPDNPELSAVRCENEGNEGKETVNTLVTGIGDFVEEKIRNSRSELTDNSKEETGIVKKREETHLNDVVEDNPSLMVSKNVEELDSGVVEVHEVVQDNILIDSIPNSIDSAPRDLYENDSTRGFESPDNSNPGLQVLEDLKDKPSSVKSDGTRGFMNRKLSASAAPFNPSPVVAHAPVAINMTMPPGPGAVPAVAPWPVNMTLHPGPATVLSTVNPMCSSPHHPYPSPPPTPNMMQPLPLMYPPYSQPQAVPTGTLHHNHFSWPCNVSPDVSDFIPGTFWPGSYSVEFSVPPPIVEPIADPILKPKLQSDDSTILSSMPILPVNIDAVEEAKKEVNIRASKAVDNANEVVEIGLESVKENSHSNLCGIKDARNGSNHFNSPNESSGSRVARTEGEKTFSILLRGRRNRKQTLRMPISLLNRPYGSQSFKVAYNRVVRSESPKLTSFSSTEDSAALAI; encoded by the exons ATGGCTCCAAGGAACAGTCGCGGCAAGGCTAAAGgcgaaaagaagaagaaggaagacaaGG TTCTGCCGGTTGCTATGGACATCACCATAAACCTTCCAGATGAAACTCGCGTTATTTTAAAG GGAATATCAACGGACAGGATCATAGATGTCCGTCGCTTGCTAGCCGTGAAAGCAGAAACTTGTAGTATCACAACATTTTCATTATCTCATGAG GCACGCGGGCCACGGTTAAAGGACACTGTCGACGTGTCAGCATTAAAGCCTTGCATCCTAATATTGACGGAAG GGGATTACAATGAGGAGCAGGCTGTGGCGCACGTTAGACGAGTGCTGGACATCGTTGCGTGTACGACTTTCTTTGGGCCGTCCGGTGCGACCAAGGATGGCGCGAAGTCGGACGTGGCCAAGAATGCGGTGGATAATAAAAGTGCCAAGAAAACCATCGTGAAATCCAGTTTTAACAAACAATCACCACCACTGCCATCATCGAAAATTTCAAAATCCCTGTCGTCCAATGATGTGTCCGTTGACGGAGACGGAGAGATGAGTCACTACTGCCCTAAACTCGGCAGTTTTTATGAGTTCTTCTCTCTTTCACACCTCACTCCTCCTCTTCAAt TTATAAGAAGGGCAACGAAACGACATCTCGAAGACGTTTCAGCTGATGATCATCTTTTATCACTTGAT GTGAAGCTTTGCAACGGGAAGCTGGTTCATGTTGAAGCCTGTAGGAAGGGTTTCTATAGTGTAGGAAAGCAGCGGATTCTCTGCCACAATCTTGTTGATTTGTTGAGGCAGCTTAGCCGAGCGTTTGACAAT GCTTATGATGATCTCATGAAAGCGTTCTTAGAGCATAATAAG TTTGGAAATCTTCCTTATGGTTTCAGAGCAAACACATGGCTCATCCCTCCTATTGCAGCACAATTACCATCAGTTTTCCCTCCTCTTCCTGTAGAAGATGAAGCATGGGGAGGAAATGGAGGTGGCCTAGGAAGAGATGGAAAAAGCGATTTGTTGCCTTGGGCTTATCAGTTTTCGTCTCTTTCATCTATGGCTTGCAAGACAGCAGAAGACAGACAGATCAGAGATAGGAAAGCTTTCCTTCTTCATAGCTTATTTGTTGATGTTGCTATTTTCAGAGCCATCAAGGCAGTGCAGCATGTTATGGGAAGATCGATTTTAAGCTGTTCAGCTAGCACTGAAATTCTATATACTGAGAAAATTGGGGATTTGAACATCATGGTTATGAAAGATGCAACCAATGGAAGCTTTAAAGTCGACACTAAAATTGATGGAACTCAAGCAACTGGAATGGATAGAAAGAATTTAGTAGGAAGAAACCTTCTGAAGGGAATCACTGCtgatgaaaatacaactgcacAT GATGTTGCTACCCTTGGTATTGTCAACGTAAGATATTGTGGCTATGTAGCTATTGTGAAAGTTGATGAGAGAGGGAACAAAAAAGATGTTCCTCCATCGCAAAGCTTTGAACTTGAACAGCCTGAAGGTGGCGCTAATGCCTTAAACATTAACAG TTTAAGATTACTTCTTCACAAAACAACACCATTAGAGCACAACAAACTGGCACCACATTTGCAAAATTTGGAATGTGAAGAGCTTAATGCTTCCCAAGCATTTGTGGAGAGATTGCTAGAAGAGAGTATAGCTAAACTTGAGGAAGAGGAATCTGAGCAGGACCAGTTTGTGAGATGGGAACTTGGAGCCTGTTGGATACAACATTTGCAAGACCAAAAAAATGCAGATAAagacaagaaaccaaaaaatgaGAAGGCTAAGAATGAAATGAAGGTTGAAGGGCTTGGGACGCCTCTTAGGTCTCTTAAgaacaataagaaaaaattggATGGAAGCAATCAGAAAATTCAGTCTGAAAATTTACAATCCTGTGCAGATGGAGTAACTGGGGAATTTGAATATTCCCCTAGAGCTTCTATAGAAGATCAGCTTGAAACCAGTGCCAAAGATAATGAACTTGCACTTAAAGGGATGCTGTCTGATGAGGCGCTTGCTCGACTAAAAGAACCCGAAACTGGACTTCATCGTAAG TCTTTGCTGGAATTAGTTGACTTGTCCAACAAATATTACGTTGAAGTCGCTTTACCGAAACTg GTAGCAGACTTTGGTTCTCTGGAACTTTCACCTGTTGATGGACGGACTCTAACAGACTTCATGCACACTAGAGGCCTTCGGATGCGTTCTCTTGGACATGTT GTGAAGCTTTCAGAAAAGTTGTCACATGTACAATCACTTTGTATCCATGAGATGATAGTTCGAGCCTTAAAGCACGTTCTTCGGGTAGTGGTTTCTGCTGTTGGTAATACTGAGAAAATGGCAGTATCAATAGCTGCTGCACTGAATCTGATGCTGGGAGttcctgaaaataaaaaactagaTAGGTCTCTTAATGTCCATTCCCTTGTGTGGAGATGGCTGGAGGTGTTCTTGCTGAAGCGATATGGATGGGATCTACATAgcttaaatgacaaaaatctaaGGAAATTCGCGATTCTACGAGGATTATGTCACAAG gtGGGCATTGAGTTGGTTTCAAGGGATTTTGATATGGATTCTCCAAGCCCATTCCGGAAAACAGATATTGTTGGTTTGGTGCCTGTGCACAAG CAAGCAGCATGCTCGTCTGCAGATGGAAGGCAGCTCTTGGAATCGTCAAAAACAGCTTTAGATAAGGGAAAACTTGAAGACGCAGTTACCTATGGAACAAAG GCCCTTGCAAAACTGGTAGCAGTTTGTGGTCCCTACCATCGAATGACTGCGGGTGCTTACAGTCTCCTTGCTGTAGTCTTGTATCACACTGGAGACTTTAATCAG GCAACAATTTATCAGCAAAAAGCTTTGGATATCAATGAGAGAGAACTAGGGCTTGATCATCCTGATACGATGAAGAGTTATGGGGATCTTGCTGTGTTCTATTATAGACTTCAGCACACAGAGCTAGCTCTCAA GTATGTAAAGCGTGCTTTATATCTTTTGCATCTCACTTGTGGCCCATCTCATCCAAACACTGCTGCAACATACATCAACGTGGCCATGATGGAAGAAGGACTTGGGAATGTGCATGTTGCCCTCAGATATCTTCATAAAGCTCTGAAGTGTAATCAAAGGTTACTTGGTCCAGATCATATACAG ACCGCAGCAAGTTACCATGCCATAGCAATTTCACTCTCATTGATGGAGGCATACCCGTTGAGTGTTCAACATGAACAAACAACCTTGAAAATTCTTCGAGCTAAGCTGGGCCCTGATGATCTACGTACACAG GATGCTGCTGCTTGGCTTGAGTATTTTGAGTCCAAGGCTTTTGAACAGCAAGAAGCTGCACGAAATGGTACCCGGAAGCCCGATGCAACCATAGCCAGCAAAGGCCATCTGAG TGTATCAGATTTACTTGACTACATTAATCCAAGTCATGATGCCAAGGGAAGAGATGTCTCAGCCATAAAGAGAAAGATCTATATTACAAAG GTGAAGGGAAAATCATTCCAAGATATCAATATCACAAGTTCTGATCCATCTCCCAAGGAATATCTGAAAGAAAGTTCAGATGATGAGACACACGTACCTGAACCAGGTGGTGAAGTTGAAGTTAACCAGGGGATTAGCTCTGAACTGTttcagcagcagcagcagcttgTGGAGGAAGAGCCTACAAAGGAAAATGTCAATGTTGTCAAAGAAATTTTATCTGAAACACATGATGGAGGAGATGATGGATGGCAATCAGTTCAACGGCCCAGATCTGCTGGCTCATATGGACGGAGGATAAAGCAGCGGCGAGCAACAATTGGCAAGGTTTATAGTTATCAGAAAAGGAGTATGGATGCAGTTGTCGACTACCCACCAGTCACAAATACTCATCAGCACAGCaggcattttcttttaaagaaaagGACAATGTCTCATGGAAGTTCTGTGGATCACGCTGTGAATTCTTCACAAGGTACCAAATTCGGGCGTAGAGTAGTTAAGGCTGTAACATACCGGGTAAAGTCCACTGCTTCATCTACGAAGACAGatacaaaagaaaattctagAAATGGTAGTGAGCTCTTAAGTTCTCCATTAGAATCTCGAGATACTTCTATACCAAATGATCTAAGTTCAGTGAAAATAATCAGTTTTGGAAAATCTCCTTCTTACAAAGAAGTGGCATTGGCCCCACCAGGCTCCATTGCAATGTTGCATGTAAGAGCTCCCCCTAGTGATATTCCAGATAATCCGGAACTCAGTGCTGTAAGATgtgaaaatgaaggaaatgaaggaaaagaaaCTGTGAATACTCTTGTAACTGGGATAGGGGACTTTGTTGAAGAGAAAATCAGAAATTCTAGGTCGGAATTAACTGATAACTCGAAAGAGGAAACTGGCATTGTTAAAAAGAGGGAGGAAACTCATTTAAATGATGTGGTGGAAGATAATCCTTCTTTGATGGTTTCTAAAAATGTGGAAGAACTTGATTCTGGTGTTGTTGAGGTTCATGAAGTGGTACAGGATAATATATTGATTGATAGTATACCCAATTCAATTGATTCTGCTCCAAGAGATCTTTATGAGAATGATTCAACCAGAGGCTTCGAATCCCCTGATAATTCAAACCCTGGCCTTCAAGTATTAGAGGATTTGAAGGACAAACCCTCGTCTGTGAAGTCAGATGGTACTCGGGGATTTATGAATAGAAAATTGTCTGCATCAGCAGCACCATTCAATCCATCACCAGTTGTTGCACATGCACCAGTAGCCATAAACATGACTATGCCTCCTGGTCCTGGTGCAGTTCCAGCTGTTGCCCCTTGGCCTGTAAACATGACTCTTCACCCAGGGCCTGCTACTGTCTTATCCACTGTTAACCCAATGTGCTCTTCCCCGCACCACCCATATCCATCACCTCCTCCAACTCCTAACATGATGCAGCCATTGCCTTTAATGTACCCTCCTTATTCACAACCTCAAGCAGTGCCTACTGGTACATTGCATCACAATCATTTCTCATGGCCATGCAATGTAAGCCCCGATGTATCAGACTTTATTCCTGGAACGTTTTGGCCTGGCTCT TATTCAGTGGAGTTTTCTGTTCCACCACCTATTGTTGAGCCAATTGCTGATCCAATATTGAAGCCAAAATTGCAATCTGATGACTCTACTATTCTGAGTTCAATGCCAATCCTGCCAGTGAATATTGATGCTGTGGAAGAAGCTAAGAAAGAAGTGAACATTCGAGCATCTAAAGCAGTGGATAATGCAAATGAAGTTGTTGAGATTGGTTTGGAAAGTGTAAAGGAAAATAGTCATTCAAATCTATGTGGGATCAAGGATGCTAGGAATGGGTCAAATCATTTCAACAGTCCAAATGAAAGTTCTGGAAGTAGAGTTGCAAGAACTGAAGGTGAGAAAACCTTCAGCATTTTATTAAGGGGGAGACGGAACCGGAAGCAGACTTTGAGAATGCCAATTAGTTTGCTTAATCGACCATATGGCTCACAGTCCTTCAAAGTCGCATATAACAGGGTAGTCAGGAGTGAATCTCCAAAGTTAACCAGCTTTTCTTCAACTGAAGATTCTGCTGCCCTTGCTATATAA
- the LOC123207266 gene encoding E3 ubiquitin-protein ligase SINAT3-like, translating to MELDSIECVPSSDLTDEDEIHHHLHQFPAITKPHINTNNNSSVSSVIHPGTTSVHELLECPVCTNSMYPPIHQCHNGHTLCSTCKTRVHNRCPTCRQELGDIRCLALEKVAESLELPCKYMSLGCPEIFPYYSKLKHEVVCNLRPYNCPYAGSECSAVGDIPFLVAHLRDDHKVDMHSGCTFNHRYVKSNPREVENATWMLTVFHCFGQYFCLHFEAFQLGMAPVYMAFLRFMGDETDARNYSYSLEVGGNGRKLIWEGTPRSIRDSHKKVRDSHDGLIIQRNMALFFSGGDRKELKLRVTGRIWKEQQNPEGGACIPNLCS from the exons ATGGAATTGGATAGCATTGAATGTGTGCCATCTTCAGATTTGACTGATGAGGATGAGATCCATCACCATCTTCATCAGTTTCCTGCAATTACAAAGCCTCATATTAATACCAACAATAACTCCAGTGTCTCTTCAGTTATTCATCCAGGCACCACGAGTGTCCATGAACTTCTTGAATGTCCTGTTTGTACTAATTCAATGTACCCTCCGATACATCAG TGCCACAATGGGCATACACTCTGTTCAACATGTAAAACAAGGGTACACAATCGATGCCCTACTTGTAGACAAGAGCTCGGTGATATAAGGTGTCTAGCTCTAGAGAAGGTAGCTGAATCGCTTGAACTGCCTTGCAAGTATATGTCTCTTGGATGCCCAGAGATTTTCCCGTATTATAGTAAACTCAAACATGAGGTTGTGTGCAACTTGAGGCCTTACAACTGTCCGTATGCTGGGTCAGAGTGCTCTGCTGTTGGGGATATACCATTTCTCGTTGCTCATCTGAGGGATGATCACAAGGTGGACATGCATTCTGGATGCACTTTCAACCATCGTTATGTCAAGTCTAATCCTCGTGAAGTAGAAAATGCCACATGGATGTTAACT GTTTTCCACTGTTTCGGCCAGTACTTCTGTCTTCATTTTGAAGCTTTCCAGCTGGGGATGGCTCCAGTGTATATGGCATTCCTCCGTTTCATGGGTGATGAGACAGATGCCCGTAATTACAGCTACAGTCTCGAGGTTGGGGGAAATGGACGGAAACTCATTTGGGAGGGTACCCCTCGAAGCATAAGAGACAGCCACAAGAAGGTCAGAGACAGCCATGATGGCCTAATTATACAACGCAATATGGCACTCTTCTTTTCTGGAGGAGACCGGAAAGAATTGAAGCTCCGAGTTACAGGCCGGATATGGAAAGAACAGCAGAACCCAGAAGGTGGGGCGTGCATACCAAACCTCTGTAGTTAA